The following is a genomic window from Dehalogenimonas sp. 4OHTPN.
CCGCAGGGGAGTTAGCGCCCTTGGTTGAATCACGGTTGCCGCCTCACGACCTGGCCGCTGAAGAAGCCGTTAACGGTTCGCTTCTGATTGACGGGAAAGTCATTTATGAGCTCGCCGCTTTTCTCCGGCCGGCGGATTTTTATAGCGAAACGGGACGCTGCGTTTATGAAGCCGCCCTGGAGCTGTACCACCGCGGCGAAGCGATTGATCAAATCACCGTTGCCCGCGAACTGGACCACCAACGCAATCTGGAGAAGGTCGGCGGGGCGGCCTACCTGGCGCACCTGCTCACCACGGTACCCACATCGCTGGATGCGGAACACTACGGCCGCATCATCTATAACCTGTCTGTATCGCGCCTGCTGATCAGCGCCGGCATCAAGATCACCGAATTGGGTTACTCCGCCGACCCCAGCCCGGGCGCGGTGATCTCAAAGGCTGAGACCCTGCTTTACAATTTGCGCAGCGAACGCGCTTCTGTCGATTTCATTCACATTAAGAGTATCCTGGACCGCTACCTGGAACCGCCTCAAACGGCGCAGCACCTTGAGAGCGTACCGACGGGCTTTTATGGCCTGAATGACTACATCGGCGGCTTGAAGCGTGGCGATCTGGTTATTGTCGCCGGACGCCCGAGCATGGGTAAGACTTCACTGGGCTTGAATATCGCCCGCAACGCCGCGGTCGACCACCACGCTTGTGTCGCAGTCTTCTCTCTGGAGATGTCTTCCGATTCGTTGGTACAGAGGCTGCTGTCCAGTGAAGCCGGGATCAATGTCAGGCACTTTACCCCGGGATTGTCCTCTCCCGATGATGAAAACCGGATCATGCACGCCATCGGGATTCTATCCGAGGCGCCTATCTACATCGATGACTCGCCTCAATTGCGGATCGCTGACCTGCGCTCCAAAGCCCGGCGCCTGCATTTTGAATACGGCATCGACCTGATAATCGTTGATTATCTCCAATTGCTGCAGGGAGACACAGGCAGCGGCAAGGGTGACAACCGGGTTCAGGAGATCAGTTATATTTCCCGCGCCTTAAAGGGAATCGCCCGGGAACTCAACGTGCCGGTGGTTGCGCTTTCCCAACTGTCACGGGCTGTCGAATGGCGGTCGTCACACGAACCAAAGCTCTCAGACTTGCGTGAAAGCGGCTCAATTGAACAGGACGCCGATATCGTGATATTCATTTATCGCGAGGAGGTCTATTTCAAAGAGGAAGAGTGGGCCGCTACCTATCCCGACAAAGAATATCCACGGGAGATCGCCGACATTATCATCGCCAAACACCGCAACGGTCCCACCGGTACGATAAAAGTGCGTTTCCGGCACGCGCTAACCAAATTCGAAAATCTGCAGTCCATCGCTGAGATTGCCTGAACCTGGTATCAAGCGACCTGTAAACATCAAAATGAAAACTTTCGACGGCTTCCCCGATAAATTCGAATTCACCGCCGTGCCGAAACCCTTTCTGGCACAAGCGCTGCCGCTTATCGGCAGCCTTGAGGAACTCAAAGCCTCCCTCCTGTTCTTCAGAGTGCTTTATCAAAAAAAGGGCTTCCCGCCGTATGTCACCGCGGCCGAGATCGCTGATCTGAACTCCGGGTTGGATGAAACCGCCGCGGAACAGGCTTTGAGCGAGGCGGCGGCCAGAGGTACCACCATCAAGCTGGCGGTGGTCGAAAAGGGAAAACCGGTAGCCCTGTATTTTTTGAATGACGGGCGGAACCGCGAAGCTGTCCAGGAGATTATTGCAGGCAGGATTAAACTCGGGAGCATCGCGCCAAACGAACCTGTCAAGTTTGTGCCATCACCCGAACTGCCGGATATCTTCAGCTTGTATGAACAAAATATCGGCCTTCTAACACCCATCATTGCCGAAGAACTCAAGGAAGCGCTGAAACTCTACCCTGAATGCTGGGTGAAAGACGCAGTCAAAGAGGCCGCCAGTCTTAACAAGCGCAATTGGCGATATATCAGCAAAATTCTGGAAAACTGGGCCACAGGCGGCAGGAACGATGGAACATATTTCGGAAATCCTCAAAAAGACCCTGACAAATACACCAAAGGCAAATACGGGAAATTTGTCCGGCGCTGATTCCCACCCCGGTGAAACGCTCAGCGATTGCCCGGGGTGCCGCGGCGCGCGCTTCGTATACGCCCGGAACGCGGATGGCAAACCGGATTATTCCCGCACCGTACCCTGCCGGTGCGTTGACTCCGCTGCCGACGCTGAGAAAGTCAGGCGGCTGGCTGAGTATTCCCGCCTTGGAACCCTGCGGTCACTGACTTTCGATAATCTGCTGCCGGAAGGCCGGCACGGTTCAACGCAAAACCGCGCCGGGTTCAAGTCGGCTTACCACGCGGCGCTGACGTTTGCTGAAGCTCCTGTCGGATTTCTGGTCCTGACCGGGCTATCCGGCGCCGGCAAGACCCATCTGGCGGCGGCGATCACCAACCGCCGTATCGATGCCGGTCACGCCGTACTCTACCGCTCGGCGCCCGATCTGCTGGACGACCTTAAGGCCGGCTTTGCCTCGAACGCCGATAATCCCTTTCCCGACACTTTTGAAATGATGAAAAATATACCCCTCCTGGTGATTGACGATCTGGGGGTCCAGTCCGACACCGCCTGGGCGCGAGAGAAACTGGACCAACTGATCACCTACCGTTTCAACCATGAACTGCCGACGGTCATCGCGACGGCACTGCCCATGGAGAGTCTGGACGACCGGCTGAGGAACCGTTTGTCGGATCCGCGCCTGGCTAAAGTGTTGAACCTGGCGACCAGCGGCGCTGACATGGATTGGCCTCCGGGGCTGGATTTACAGCGTACGATGAACTTTCTGTCTTTCGATCGGGACCGCCTTAATCTACCTCCCGAAGACAGGGATAACCTTGCCCGCGCCTACCAGGTAGCCCATGATTTCGCCCGGGCGCCGGAAGGCTGGCTCATTCTCCAGGGCGTCACCGGCTGCGGAAAGACCCACCTGGCATCGGCAATCGTGAACTTCAGGTACCAGGGAGGGCAAGCCGCTCTCTTTGTCGTCGTACCGGAATTCCTTGACCATTTACGGTCGGCTTTCAGTCCCGACGCTAAAGTTTCTTACGATGAGCTCTTTGACAGAGTCAAGACAACGCCCTTCCTGGTGCTTGATGACTTCGGCGAACAGGCTACTACGCCATGGGCCCAGGAAAAGCTTTATCAGGTGATTTCCTACCGTTACAATGCACGGCTGCCCACCGTGGTGACGAC
Proteins encoded in this region:
- a CDS encoding DnaD domain protein, whose translation is MKTFDGFPDKFEFTAVPKPFLAQALPLIGSLEELKASLLFFRVLYQKKGFPPYVTAAEIADLNSGLDETAAEQALSEAAARGTTIKLAVVEKGKPVALYFLNDGRNREAVQEIIAGRIKLGSIAPNEPVKFVPSPELPDIFSLYEQNIGLLTPIIAEELKEALKLYPECWVKDAVKEAASLNKRNWRYISKILENWATGGRNDGTYFGNPQKDPDKYTKGKYGKFVRR
- a CDS encoding ATP-binding protein, which encodes MSGADSHPGETLSDCPGCRGARFVYARNADGKPDYSRTVPCRCVDSAADAEKVRRLAEYSRLGTLRSLTFDNLLPEGRHGSTQNRAGFKSAYHAALTFAEAPVGFLVLTGLSGAGKTHLAAAITNRRIDAGHAVLYRSAPDLLDDLKAGFASNADNPFPDTFEMMKNIPLLVIDDLGVQSDTAWAREKLDQLITYRFNHELPTVIATALPMESLDDRLRNRLSDPRLAKVLNLATSGADMDWPPGLDLQRTMNFLSFDRDRLNLPPEDRDNLARAYQVAHDFARAPEGWLILQGVTGCGKTHLASAIVNFRYQGGQAALFVVVPEFLDHLRSAFSPDAKVSYDELFDRVKTTPFLVLDDFGEQATTPWAQEKLYQVISYRYNARLPTVVTTRASLDEIEPAISSRFIDHQFSMVFNITAPDYRGDASHAKARRPAPRASRQFKK
- the dnaB gene encoding replicative DNA helicase, with the translated sequence MVESRLPPHDLAAEEAVNGSLLIDGKVIYELAAFLRPADFYSETGRCVYEAALELYHRGEAIDQITVARELDHQRNLEKVGGAAYLAHLLTTVPTSLDAEHYGRIIYNLSVSRLLISAGIKITELGYSADPSPGAVISKAETLLYNLRSERASVDFIHIKSILDRYLEPPQTAQHLESVPTGFYGLNDYIGGLKRGDLVIVAGRPSMGKTSLGLNIARNAAVDHHACVAVFSLEMSSDSLVQRLLSSEAGINVRHFTPGLSSPDDENRIMHAIGILSEAPIYIDDSPQLRIADLRSKARRLHFEYGIDLIIVDYLQLLQGDTGSGKGDNRVQEISYISRALKGIARELNVPVVALSQLSRAVEWRSSHEPKLSDLRESGSIEQDADIVIFIYREEVYFKEEEWAATYPDKEYPREIADIIIAKHRNGPTGTIKVRFRHALTKFENLQSIAEIA